A single window of Nicotiana sylvestris chromosome 5, ASM39365v2, whole genome shotgun sequence DNA harbors:
- the LOC138868465 gene encoding uncharacterized protein: MQEVVKKEVTKWLDTWVVYPISDSSWTSPVKCVPKKGGMTVVTNEKNEFIPIRTVTGWRVCMDYRKLNKMTRKDHFPLPFLDYILDKLTGHDFYCFLDGHSGSENQVADHLSHLEKEGRPCDGLEINDSFLDEQLISVSVNSIPWKKLKRDSLDYYWDEPYLFKICTNGVIRRCVPEEEQMSILDACHSAPYGCHHGAAMTTSKGIDFMGPFVSSYGNTYILVVVYYVSKWIEVLTLPNNEARSVVAFLKKNIFTRFGTPRAIISDGDSHFCNKAFDTLLERYGVNHKVSTPYHPQANGQVEVSNREIKSILSKTVNANRTDWSKKLDDAL; the protein is encoded by the exons atgcaagaggttgtcaaaaaggaggtgaCCAAGTGGTTAGATACATGGGTTGTATACCCCATCtcggatagttcttggacttcacCAGTgaaatgtgtgccgaagaagggtggtatgactgtggttaccAATGAGAAAAATGAGTTTATTCCCATCAGAactgtcaccggatggagggtgtgcatggactaccgtAAACTGAATAAAAtgacccgcaaggatcattttccattgccatTTCTTGACTATATACTGGATAAACTTACTGGGCATGACttctattgctttttggatgggcactcag gaagtgaaaaccaagtggcggaccacttgtcccacttggagaaggaggggaggccttgtgatggacttgaaattaatgattcattcctTGATGAGCAACTCATCTCCGTATCTGTGAATAGCATTCCTTG gaagaagctcaaacgggatagcttGGACTACTACTGGGATGAGCCTTATTTGTTCAAAATTTGTACTAATGGTgtgatccggagatgtgttccagaagaggagcaaatgagtattcttgatgcttgTCATTCCGCTCCATACGGTTGTCACCATGGTGCGGCAATGACAACTTCAAAG GGCATAGACTTCATGGGACCTTTCGTGAGTTCATATGGTAACACATATATTTTGGTGGTCGTTTATTATGTTTCCAAGTGGATTGAGGTCCTgactttacccaacaatgaggcccggagtgtagTGGCTTTTCTCAAGAAGAATATCTTTACTCGGTTTGGTACTCCTAGAGCGATCATCAGTGATGGGGATTCTCATTTCTGCAATAAGGCATTTGATACTTTGCTTGAAaggtatggtgtcaatcacaaggtttcaaccccttaccatcctcaggctaatgggcaagttgaggtctccaacagggagattaagagcatattgtcaaagactgtcaatgcaaatagaactgattggtcaaagaaattggatgatgctttgTAG